GGCTGACTGCTTCACGCCGCCCTGCAAGCTGACGCTGCATGAAGTTAAGACCACCCGACTGGTCAAAGCGCAGGGTCACATCGTCAGGTTGTTTGCCCTTCACCTGACGCTGAATACTGATTAATGACTCTTCCAGCCAGACATAGTCAGTCACCTCACCTTCCCCGCCACTGAACGGCGTATAGAGGGTGCGGATATGGACCGACTGATGGTCGCTGTTTTTGCGCCAGATACGCACAACGCCACGATCGGCAAGATAGCCACTGGCAGAAAAGGGAGGAATATCCGGAGTTGAGCTACAGCCGAAAAGAAACAGGGAGAGAATCAGAACAGATAAACGCTGGAACAGCGGGGTCATGATGGCTGGCCTCTTAAACAAAAGGGGCGAAACGCCCCCTGTTTTAAAGCTTAACCGCAGTGCGACGTCTTACTTAACGGCGTCTTTCAGCGCTTTACCAGACACGAATGCCGGTACATTTGCTGCAGCGATTTTGATCTCTTTGCCAGTCTGCGGGTTACGACCGGTACGCTCAGCGCGGTGGTTCACTTTAAAAGTACCAAAACCAACCAGTTGTACAGCATCACCATCTTTCAGAGACTCAGTGATCGCAGCCAGAGTAGATTCCAGCGCTGCCTTTGCCTGGGTTTTAGACAGGTCAGCTTTTTCTGCGATCACATCAATCAGTTGAGTCTTGTTCATAAGTTATCCTTAAAGTGTATTTATCGCTTGCTAAGCAACGAGTGCGAGGGAAAAGCCATATTCTGGCACTCTTCTGCCTGCACGCACCGATAGCCACAATTTTCAGCCCCCCAAATGTAGACCAGACAGGGGGCCAATGTGAAGCCTCCAGGCGCGCTAATTCGGGCCTGAAGTCACGTTTTATCGCCTTACTGCTGGAAATTTATACCGATGTTGCTAATTCCAGCTTCACGCAGGTCAGATCGCAGACCTTTAATCAATTCAAGGTCGCGCTCTTCACACTCCGACAGCAGTCGGAAAATCTCCCACTGAAGGTCCCACTCATCGATGATAGCCGGGTTTTCACGCAGCTCTTCATCGGTCATTTCGCGGCCAGCCTGGGTCATCTCCAGCATGGCGACAGTGGTAATTGAGGTCTCGCTGACTTCAATAGCATGCTCAAGAGTTTCACCGCTCAGCTGCGCATGCACGACTTCGCTCAATGCCACACAGGCATCGATAGCCGGATAAACGCCGTAAACCTCAAACGCATCACCATCAGGAATGGCGGCTTCGAGCTTTTCCAGCTGGCTGTCGAAGTTTATCTTCGCATCTTTGACCGTCAGGTTTTCCCAGATCAGATCAAGAATACGGCGATAGAGTGCCGGATCGGCAAATTCAGTCTGCTCACAGAACGCGCGATAGTTGGGATACATGCGCTCGCACAGACAGGCCATAAAAGTAAGGTGCTGCCAGCTTTCCAGCTTCGCCAGACGCAGATGAACGGGATTTTGTAACATAAAGGTGGCTCTTATTCGTTTCGCTGGCCGCAGTGTAACTGCAAAACCGCAGCACAAACAGTGTTAAAGCGCGTTTTGCCAGCGCTGGAAAGCGGTTCGGTTAGAAGCAACCGCATCGGCCCAGCGGGTCGGTTCCGGCAACCGGTAACTGCGCGTACAGTTTTCGACCCACTGCAGCGCAGTATCCAGGCTGACGCGATGGCCGGTCGCGACAAACAGCGGATTACAGCGCACTTTGCTGCGCCATACCCAGCCTATCTGCTCACCTTTGTCGATCAGCGGCTGACGGCTGCCAGGCTGCGCATCCAGATCGTCAAAACGCCCGCACAGGCGACTTTTGGCAACGCCAATCGTCGGTACATCGACCAGCAGGCCAAAATGCGACGCGACGCCCAGTCGTCTTGGATGCGAAATACCGTGCCCATCCACAAACAGCAGGTCCGGCTTTTGCTCCAGCATCTGCCAGGCGGCCATCAGTGCCGGATATTCACGGAAAGAGAGAAAGCCCGGAATATACGGCATGGTGGTTTCAACGCGCGCGATGCGATGCTCCACCAGCTTTAACGAGGGATACTCCAGTATCACCATCGCTGCCCGCGTAACGGTGCCTTCCTGCTCAAATCCAACGTCCGCTCCGCCGATAAAGCGGGGCGGCAATACGTCAAAGTCATCTTCACGCACCACGTCAGCGGCGCGTTGTAACTGCTCAGCGCGAAGTGCGGCAATGTCCATGATTACTCCTGATGCCAGGGACGTGATAAACGATGCACCGCCTCAACAAAGACGCCTGCATTTTCGGGTGGAACATCCTGATGAATACCGTGCCCCAGATTGAAGACGTGTCCGGTGCCGGAGCCAAAACGCTCCAGAATCCCAGCGACTTCCTGCTCGATACGCTCAGGTGCAGCATAGAGCATAGAAGGATCCATGTTGCCCTGCAGCGCAACTTTGTCGCCCACACGACGGCGTGCGTCATCAATATTAGTAGTCCAGTCGAGACCCAGCGCATCACAACCAGTGGCTGCCATCGCTTCCAGCCACTGTCCGCCGCCTTTAGTGAAGAGCGTTACCGGCACGCGGCGACCGTCGTTTTCACGCAGCAGGCCATCAACAATTTTGTGCATGTAGTGAAGTGAGAACTCAAGGTAATCACGACCGGTCAGCACGCCGCCCCAGGTATCAAATATCATCACGGACTGCGCACCGGCACGGATCTGAGCGTTGAGATAGAGGATGACACTGTCGGCCACCTTATCCAGCATCGCGTGCAGCGTAGCGGGATCGGCATACATCATCTTCTTGATTTTGGTAAACGCCTTACTGCTGCCGCCTTCCACCATGTAGGTGGCCAGCGTCCACGGACTGCCAGAGAAGCCAATCAGCGGCAGGTCGCCGTTCAGGTTTTTACGGATGGTGCGGACCGCGTTCATCACATAGCCCAGCTCCATTTCTGGATCGGGCACCGGTAAACGCTCGACGTCTGCGCGGCAGGTTACAGGGTTAGAGAAACGCGGGCCTTCGCCGGTTTCAAAGTAGAGACCCAGTCCCATCGCATCCGGAATGGTCAGGATGTCACTGAAGAGGATGGCGGCATCCAGCGGATAACGGCGCAGCGGCTGCAGGGTGACTTCACAGGCCAGCTCGGCGTTTTTACACAGCGACATAAAGTCACCCGCCTGGGCGCGTGTCGCTTTGTACTCCGGCAAATAACGCCCGGCTTGTCGCATCATCCATACCGGCGTGACATCAACCGGCTGGCGTAACAGGGCACGCAAATAACGATCGTTCTTCAGTTCACTCATCTCAACACTCTCTCAATAACAGGCGTGTAGTGTAGCACTTCTACACTTCGGCACGGCACAGGGCAACGGTATCTTCAATCAGACGGCGCGCCACGGTGCCTGGCGGTGGCAACAGCGGCAGGTCATCAAAGCGGAACCAGGCCGCATCCAGCAGCTCTTTGCCGTCGTGTTGCAGATCGCCGCTGTCATACTCCGCCATAAACGCTGTCATCAGCGATTGCGGGAAGGGCCAGGGCTGGGAGGTCACGTAACGGACGTTTTTAACGCGGATATTGCTCTCTTCCATCACTTCCCGGGCCACGGCCTGCTCCAGCGTCTCGCCCACTTCGACAAAACCTGCCAGCACGGTGTAGACCTTGTTGCGATGACGGGCATGATTCGCCAGCAGGATTTCATCGCCGCGACGGATAGCCACAATGATGCACGGTGCAATCTGCGGATAGTAACGCTCACGGCAATGGCTGCAGAGACAGGCAAATTCATGTTTACTGTGGTGCATTTCATGGCCGCAATAGCCGCACCAGCGATGAGAACGGTAGAATTCCGCCAGCTGCACACCGCGACCCACCAGCTGAAACAGCTCGACATCCTGATCGATGAGCTGCCGGACTGAAAACATATCGGAGGTGCGAGGCTCACAAATCAGCCAGACTTTCTCCCCCTGCCATTCTCCAATGGTCCGGGCCTTACTGCCGGTCAAACCAAATTTTTCGGCGTTTCCGTGGGGTAAATCACCTTGTGGCAACCAAAGTTTCTGTTCATGGCTGACAATCCACCATCCAGCGTCTACGCTTGAGATTTCGCATTGCATTTATTTCGTCATCCTTAGCGTCAATTCGCACGCTGAAGCCCTGATGTTAAGTGTGTAGATAAACAACTATAACTCACATGGAGTTAGATATGCTTAACCAGTTAGACGTCCTGGCTGAACGCGTAGGTGGCAGTAATGAACTGGTCGATTCGTGGCTTGAAGCCCGTCGTCAGCTGCTGGTGACCTATTATCACCTGGTCGGTCTTAAACCCAATAAAGAGGCGCTGACGCGTCTGGATGAGCAGGCGCTGGACAACTTCTGCCACGGCCTGGTCGATTATCTTTCTGCGGGTCACTTCAGTATCTACGAGCGCGTCATCAGTGAAATGAGTGGCGACAGTCCGATGATTGCTGCCGCGCAGATCTATCCTCCGCTGGAAGCCAACACCGAGCGTCTGATGCAACTGTATGACGGTCACCTGCAGCAGGCCATTGACGACGAAAACTGCATGACTTTCCAGCAGGCGCTGTCTGAAGTGGGTGAAGTGCTGGAAGCACGCTTCACGCTGGAAGATAAGCTGATTCAGCTGGCATGGGATAACAAACTTGTCCCCCCGCCGGTAGCGAATGACAGCCATATCGCCCGTCCGGCGTAATGACTATCACAGGCAAAGGGGTTGAGATTATCCCGTAGCCCTTTTATGCTGAACAGGTTCTGAGGAGTGCTCTCCAAAGAACCTTTTTTATTTTCGCTTTGAAATGTAAGGTTTTTACGCCCGAGTCTCTTATCAGACACCCGCGTGAAAACGGCTTCTTGTCGGAGTGCCCAGTTGGGCTGAGACCGTTAATTCGGGATCCGCGGAACCTGATCAGGTTAGAACCTGCGAAGGGAACAAGAGTAAAACTTCTCTGTATGTCAGCACGCTTGTGCTGCTTATACGGTTACTCCTTCCGAACTCCGGACAAGCATCGTTCCCCCTTAACTGGAAGATTGCTATGTCTGAACCAAAAATGACCCGTCGTGAACAGCGTGCCCAGGCGCAGGAATTTATCGATTCTCTGCAAAGCGGCAGTGCCTTTCCCCAGTCCCGTCGCATCTGGATTAACGGCAGCCGGGAAGATATTCGCGTTCCCATGCGTGAAATCACCCTCAGCCCGACCCACATCGGCGGCAGCAAAGAACAGC
This genomic window from Pantoea sp. Lij88 contains:
- a CDS encoding DUF1481 domain-containing protein, which encodes MTPLFQRLSVLILSLFLFGCSSTPDIPPFSASGYLADRGVVRIWRKNSDHQSVHIRTLYTPFSGGEGEVTDYVWLEESLISIQRQVKGKQPDDVTLRFDQSGGLNFMQRQLAGRREAVSPDAVELYKFDAQRMRNLSDALLSGQVFLKQGHWLGNNVLESCEGQKVRPAFDADDLQMLTQQQSSASTPLMVSWLEAPEGIQLLRVSQKDDCAQQPTEEDM
- the hupA gene encoding nucleoid-associated protein HU-alpha — encoded protein: MNKTQLIDVIAEKADLSKTQAKAALESTLAAITESLKDGDAVQLVGFGTFKVNHRAERTGRNPQTGKEIKIAAANVPAFVSGKALKDAVK
- a CDS encoding YjaG family protein, with protein sequence MLQNPVHLRLAKLESWQHLTFMACLCERMYPNYRAFCEQTEFADPALYRRILDLIWENLTVKDAKINFDSQLEKLEAAIPDGDAFEVYGVYPAIDACVALSEVVHAQLSGETLEHAIEVSETSITTVAMLEMTQAGREMTDEELRENPAIIDEWDLQWEIFRLLSECEERDLELIKGLRSDLREAGISNIGINFQQ
- the nfi gene encoding deoxyribonuclease V (cleaves DNA at apurinic or apyrimidinic sites), which translates into the protein MDIAALRAEQLQRAADVVREDDFDVLPPRFIGGADVGFEQEGTVTRAAMVILEYPSLKLVEHRIARVETTMPYIPGFLSFREYPALMAAWQMLEQKPDLLFVDGHGISHPRRLGVASHFGLLVDVPTIGVAKSRLCGRFDDLDAQPGSRQPLIDKGEQIGWVWRSKVRCNPLFVATGHRVSLDTALQWVENCTRSYRLPEPTRWADAVASNRTAFQRWQNAL
- the hemE gene encoding uroporphyrinogen decarboxylase produces the protein MSELKNDRYLRALLRQPVDVTPVWMMRQAGRYLPEYKATRAQAGDFMSLCKNAELACEVTLQPLRRYPLDAAILFSDILTIPDAMGLGLYFETGEGPRFSNPVTCRADVERLPVPDPEMELGYVMNAVRTIRKNLNGDLPLIGFSGSPWTLATYMVEGGSSKAFTKIKKMMYADPATLHAMLDKVADSVILYLNAQIRAGAQSVMIFDTWGGVLTGRDYLEFSLHYMHKIVDGLLRENDGRRVPVTLFTKGGGQWLEAMAATGCDALGLDWTTNIDDARRRVGDKVALQGNMDPSMLYAAPERIEQEVAGILERFGSGTGHVFNLGHGIHQDVPPENAGVFVEAVHRLSRPWHQE
- the nudC gene encoding NAD(+) diphosphatase; amino-acid sequence: MQCEISSVDAGWWIVSHEQKLWLPQGDLPHGNAEKFGLTGSKARTIGEWQGEKVWLICEPRTSDMFSVRQLIDQDVELFQLVGRGVQLAEFYRSHRWCGYCGHEMHHSKHEFACLCSHCRERYYPQIAPCIIVAIRRGDEILLANHARHRNKVYTVLAGFVEVGETLEQAVAREVMEESNIRVKNVRYVTSQPWPFPQSLMTAFMAEYDSGDLQHDGKELLDAAWFRFDDLPLLPPPGTVARRLIEDTVALCRAEV
- the rsd gene encoding sigma D regulator; amino-acid sequence: MLNQLDVLAERVGGSNELVDSWLEARRQLLVTYYHLVGLKPNKEALTRLDEQALDNFCHGLVDYLSAGHFSIYERVISEMSGDSPMIAAAQIYPPLEANTERLMQLYDGHLQQAIDDENCMTFQQALSEVGEVLEARFTLEDKLIQLAWDNKLVPPPVANDSHIARPA